A section of the Babylonia areolata isolate BAREFJ2019XMU chromosome 31, ASM4173473v1, whole genome shotgun sequence genome encodes:
- the LOC143276010 gene encoding transmembrane protein 141-like: MTTRLERVTEEYKEKFPHMKQYAACQSKAFMTGCFTFLAGGASVYLAQELLRTSLPYGRKYFLLPPIAFGTISAYAMTRHNTRVCQDMWLAMEEKHSDVTPLQERLQLSAAADDTTASNTTSTKVSSS, encoded by the exons ATGACGACACGTCTGGAACGAGTTACTGAGGAATACAAGGAGAAGTTCCCT CACATGAAGCAATACGCAGCTTGCCAGTCCAAAGCCTTCATGACCGGATGTTTCACCTTCTTGGCAG GAGGAGCGTCCGTCTACCTGGCCCAAGAGCTGTTAAGGACGAGTCTCCCCTACGGACGTAAGTACTTCCTCCTTCCACCCATCGCCTTTGGCACCATCAGTGCCTACgccatgacacgacacaacacccgCGTCTGTCAGGACATGTGGCTGGCAATGGAGGAGAAGCATTCTGACGTCACCCCACTGCAAG AGCGTCTTCAGCTTTCAGCAGCGGCAGACGATACCACAGCGAGCAACACAACGTCCACAAAAGTGTCGTCTTCATAA